A region of Campylobacter armoricus DNA encodes the following proteins:
- the fliG gene encoding flagellar motor switch protein FliG, whose product MIKLSEEQKMVYDDLSMPEKVAIFLIQLGEDVTTVLFSHMDINVITEISRYIALAKNVDKPVATAVLEEFYTLLQSSQYLKSGGLEYAKEILFRTFGPEIANKILEKLTKSMENNQNFAYLSQIKPQQLADFIIKEHPQTIALILAHMDTTQAAETLEYFSDELRAEVVIRMANLGDISPSIIKRVSAVLESKLESLTSYKVEVGGPRAVAEVLNRLGQKASKTTLSYIEQSDERLATTIKDLMFTFDDISQLSTNAIREVLKAADKRDLMIGLKGASEDLKQKFMSNMSTRAAEAFVEEMGFLGAVRVKDVEEAQRKVVEVVQKLAEQGLIQVGEADEMIE is encoded by the coding sequence ATGATAAAGCTTAGTGAAGAACAAAAAATGGTTTATGATGACCTTTCTATGCCAGAAAAGGTCGCAATATTTTTAATCCAACTTGGAGAAGATGTAACTACGGTTTTATTTTCTCATATGGATATAAATGTAATCACTGAAATTTCTCGCTATATTGCTTTAGCAAAAAATGTAGATAAGCCCGTAGCAACTGCTGTTCTTGAAGAATTTTATACCCTACTTCAATCAAGCCAATATTTAAAAAGTGGTGGTTTGGAATATGCTAAAGAAATTCTATTTAGAACTTTTGGACCTGAAATTGCAAATAAAATTTTAGAAAAACTCACCAAAAGTATGGAAAATAACCAAAATTTTGCCTATCTTTCTCAAATTAAACCACAACAACTTGCAGATTTTATTATTAAAGAACACCCGCAAACCATAGCTTTGATTTTAGCACATATGGATACTACTCAAGCTGCTGAAACTTTAGAGTATTTTAGCGATGAATTAAGAGCTGAAGTTGTAATAAGAATGGCAAATCTTGGAGATATTTCACCATCTATTATTAAAAGAGTTTCTGCTGTACTTGAAAGCAAACTTGAAAGCCTTACTTCTTATAAAGTTGAAGTGGGTGGACCAAGAGCAGTTGCTGAAGTACTTAATCGCTTAGGACAAAAAGCTTCTAAAACAACGCTTTCTTATATTGAGCAAAGTGATGAGAGACTCGCTACAACTATTAAAGATCTAATGTTTACCTTTGATGATATTTCTCAACTTAGTACTAACGCAATTAGGGAGGTTTTAAAAGCTGCTGATAAGCGTGATTTAATGATAGGTTTAAAAGGTGCAAGCGAGGATTTAAAACAAAAATTTATGTCCAATATGTCTACGCGTGCAGCTGAAGCATTTGTAGAAGAAATGGGATTTTTGGGCGCTGTGCGTGTAAAAGATGTGGAAGAAGCCCAAAGAAAAGTTGTTGAAGTAGTGCAAAAACTAGCTGAACAAGGTCTTATCCAAGTGGGTGAGGCTGATGAGATGATTGAGTAA
- the fliF gene encoding flagellar basal-body MS-ring/collar protein FliF, whose amino-acid sequence MDYKTILHQVGQLYQNLSLRQRIIIAASIVVVVGFLVFLTLFRSGSTVASEAGYSVLFENANTSDSAMIVTQLEKSGVPYILRNEGTILVPNDQVYKQRLAVASAGLLPKDNKVGFELFDKQEFGATEAEQKVKYQRALEGELARTIESLEPIHSATVHIAFAKDTLFTQQQVPPTASVALTIKEGLKLNKKQIMGIKNLIASSVTKLTPENVKIMDQKGIPLDDEGAFESDLIAAQIKYKRDQEYELEQKIVASIAPFAGGYDRVVAKVSIDYDFSKEESQSEVYDPNTVVRSEQTLEEHKEGYKDKEIQGVPGAVSNIGPVEGLDDKGAREIYTKNQTTTNNEISKKITNTTKQFATVKRISAAVVVDGKYKVITDDQGNITNEYVPLNDKEIKAIENLTKGAIGFNLARGDAVEVNNLEFHRTAKVENKVQTFYSRFVEPFIPPVKYVFAAILLFIFYKKVIVPFSQKMLADIKLEEEMEGKDGQVIDEAEDAIEKFNAARRKVEEQLGFGDNFDEDALQYDVLLEKLRAVANEKGEEVALLLQKLVENEAEFGEKDI is encoded by the coding sequence ATGGATTATAAAACTATACTGCACCAAGTTGGTCAACTTTATCAAAATTTAAGTTTAAGACAGCGTATTATTATTGCCGCTTCTATTGTAGTTGTAGTTGGATTTTTAGTATTTTTAACCCTTTTTAGAAGTGGTTCTACTGTGGCTAGTGAAGCTGGATATTCGGTATTATTTGAAAATGCCAATACTAGTGATTCGGCGATGATAGTTACTCAACTTGAAAAAAGTGGAGTTCCTTATATTTTACGAAATGAAGGAACTATTTTGGTCCCAAATGATCAAGTGTATAAACAGCGTTTAGCTGTTGCTTCTGCGGGGTTGCTTCCTAAGGATAATAAAGTTGGTTTTGAACTTTTTGACAAGCAAGAATTTGGAGCAACAGAGGCTGAGCAAAAAGTAAAATATCAAAGAGCATTGGAAGGTGAGCTTGCTAGAACGATTGAAAGTTTAGAACCTATTCATAGTGCAACTGTGCATATTGCTTTTGCCAAAGATACACTTTTTACCCAACAACAAGTCCCACCAACAGCTTCAGTAGCTTTGACGATAAAAGAAGGTTTAAAGCTTAATAAAAAGCAAATTATGGGGATTAAAAATTTAATTGCCTCTTCGGTAACAAAGCTTACTCCTGAAAATGTAAAAATTATGGATCAAAAGGGTATTCCTTTAGATGATGAAGGTGCTTTTGAAAGTGATTTAATTGCAGCACAGATTAAATATAAAAGAGATCAAGAATATGAATTAGAGCAAAAAATTGTCGCTTCTATTGCTCCTTTTGCAGGTGGATATGATAGAGTAGTGGCAAAGGTTAGCATCGATTATGATTTTTCTAAGGAAGAATCACAAAGTGAAGTATATGATCCAAACACCGTTGTGCGTAGTGAGCAAACTTTAGAAGAACACAAAGAAGGTTATAAAGATAAGGAAATCCAAGGTGTGCCAGGAGCTGTTTCAAATATAGGACCTGTAGAAGGTTTAGACGATAAAGGTGCGCGTGAGATTTACACTAAAAATCAAACCACAACTAATAATGAAATTTCTAAAAAAATTACTAATACCACTAAGCAATTTGCAACTGTTAAAAGAATTTCTGCAGCAGTTGTAGTGGATGGAAAATATAAAGTTATCACAGATGATCAAGGAAATATCACCAATGAATATGTTCCTTTGAATGATAAAGAAATTAAAGCTATTGAAAATCTTACTAAAGGTGCTATAGGATTTAATCTTGCTAGGGGTGATGCAGTTGAAGTAAATAATTTGGAATTTCATAGAACAGCTAAAGTTGAAAATAAAGTGCAAACTTTTTATTCAAGATTTGTTGAACCATTTATTCCACCTGTTAAGTATGTATTTGCAGCAATTTTACTTTTCATTTTTTACAAAAAGGTTATTGTTCCATTTTCTCAAAAAATGCTTGCAGATATTAAGCTTGAGGAAGAAATGGAAGGAAAAGATGGACAAGTCATTGATGAAGCAGAAGATGCGATTGAGAAATTTAATGCAGCAAGAAGGAAAGTGGAAGAGCAGCTTGGTTTTGGAGATAATTTTGATGAAGATGCATTACAATATGATGTTTTACTTGAGAAATTAAGAGCAGTTGCAAATGAAAAAGGCGAAGAAGTAGCATTGTTGTTGCAAAAGCTTGTTGAAAATGAAGCTGAATTTGGTGAGAAGGATATTTAA
- a CDS encoding HAD-IIA family hydrolase, with amino-acid sequence MLFLDVQGTLISDYDKKPIDGALELIQALNKEKIPYVIITNNTKKLDFLNYLKNLGFEINEKVYIDPFCVLKDHLKPCKIAAFGAKEFLDSLQELGYELDYKSPKAFLIASYDDFKFQDFASMIEYIKDGVQAIAMHESSIYKKNSRLYPGVGSIMAMLKNAYEFNYKVIGKPSKAFYESALKLLKRQDINANFEKTLIVSDDFKGDLLGAYELGMQTALVLSGKISNTQGLDIAKLNFVYDSIKDYYISRFK; translated from the coding sequence ATGTTATTTTTAGATGTACAAGGGACATTGATTTCAGATTATGATAAAAAACCCATTGATGGTGCATTAGAGCTTATACAAGCTCTAAATAAAGAAAAAATTCCTTATGTAATTATCACTAATAACACTAAAAAGTTAGATTTTTTAAACTATTTGAAAAATTTGGGTTTTGAAATTAATGAAAAAGTTTATATTGATCCTTTTTGTGTTTTAAAAGATCATTTAAAGCCTTGTAAAATAGCAGCTTTTGGAGCAAAAGAATTTCTAGATTCGCTTCAAGAGCTAGGTTATGAGCTAGATTATAAATCTCCAAAGGCGTTTTTAATAGCAAGTTATGATGATTTTAAATTTCAAGATTTTGCTAGCATGATAGAATATATTAAAGATGGTGTGCAAGCTATAGCAATGCATGAAAGCAGTATTTACAAGAAAAACTCGAGGCTTTATCCAGGTGTTGGGAGTATTATGGCTATGCTTAAAAATGCATATGAGTTTAATTATAAGGTAATAGGAAAACCTAGCAAGGCTTTTTATGAAAGTGCTTTAAAATTATTAAAACGGCAAGATATAAATGCAAATTTTGAAAAAACTTTGATTGTTAGTGATGATTTTAAAGGAGATTTGCTTGGTGCTTATGAGCTTGGTATGCAAACGGCCTTAGTTTTAAGTGGTAAAATTTCTAACACCCAAGGTTTAGATATAGCTAAACTTAATTTTGTATATGATAGTATTAAAGATTACTATATATCGAGGTTTAAATGA
- the fliH gene encoding flagellar assembly protein FliH: protein MAKLTNVISTNNIASHVVEGYHFKVMSEMNSNEELNQEENQQSSQSLPIQNNVTTEDLSVVENQVQTAQPQIQPDFVEDLLKKTDEMSGNIIKLQMQIESQEAEFSNRLNTELEHAKEKYIKEGYEDAQKKFESELEDLKEKYLKSIEKLENTIQTLNEFLSKNEKELADTAVIIAKEVIAKELEENSSLIALNLAKELMNELKSATKIELKLNPNDFEYVKTNLQEQNNIKFSLDDAINKGSILILSDAGNIESNLNNRLQKIKNMANE, encoded by the coding sequence ATGGCTAAATTAACTAATGTAATTTCAACTAATAATATTGCAAGTCATGTTGTAGAAGGCTATCATTTTAAAGTAATGAGTGAAATGAATTCTAATGAAGAGTTAAATCAAGAAGAAAATCAACAATCATCACAATCACTTCCAATTCAAAACAATGTGACTACAGAAGATTTAAGTGTAGTAGAAAATCAAGTTCAAACCGCTCAACCACAAATTCAACCTGATTTCGTGGAAGATTTGCTTAAAAAAACTGATGAAATGTCAGGTAATATCATCAAGTTGCAAATGCAAATAGAAAGTCAAGAAGCAGAATTTAGTAATCGATTAAATACAGAATTAGAACATGCAAAAGAAAAATATATCAAAGAAGGCTATGAAGATGCACAAAAAAAATTTGAAAGTGAGCTAGAAGATCTAAAGGAAAAATATCTAAAAAGCATAGAAAAACTTGAAAATACAATACAAACTTTAAATGAGTTCTTATCTAAAAATGAAAAAGAATTAGCCGATACTGCTGTGATTATTGCAAAAGAAGTTATTGCAAAAGAACTTGAAGAAAATTCATCGCTTATAGCATTAAATTTAGCAAAAGAGCTTATGAATGAGCTTAAAAGTGCTACCAAAATAGAATTAAAATTAAATCCTAATGATTTTGAATATGTTAAAACCAACTTACAAGAACAAAATAATATCAAATTTAGTCTTGATGATGCTATTAATAAAGGAAGTATTTTAATATTGTCTGATGCAGGCAATATAGAATCTAATCTTAACAATCGTTTGCAAAAAATAAAAAATATGGCTAATGAATGA
- the hisC gene encoding histidinol-phosphate transaminase — protein MKFNPFLEAIKTYESGKDIELIAKEYGLKEVIKLASNENPYGTSKKAKEAIVNNAHLAHLYPDDTMSELKQSLSQKYNISNENIIIGSGSDQIIEYIVHAKLDHSKAYLQCGVSFAMYEIYAKQFGVKVYKTPSLTHDLNELYELYQKHKNEIKVIFLCLPNNPLGECLDADDVFEFIKKIDEDCLVAIDGAYNEFASFKDSKKHINPKELIHKFQNVVYLGTFSKLYGLGGMRVGYGIACKEIINAFYKLRAPFNVTNLSLKAAVAALNDGGFVQKTLENNFSQMKLYEDFAKKYDIKYIPSYTNFITYFFDEKNSTDLSEKLLKKGIIIRNLQSYGLNAVRISMGTAYENSRFFEEFSKNF, from the coding sequence ATGAAATTTAATCCTTTTTTAGAAGCTATTAAAACTTATGAAAGTGGCAAAGATATAGAATTAATTGCTAAAGAATATGGTTTAAAAGAAGTTATTAAATTAGCAAGCAATGAAAATCCTTATGGAACAAGTAAAAAAGCTAAAGAAGCTATTGTAAATAATGCACATTTGGCTCATTTATATCCTGATGATACTATGAGTGAATTAAAACAATCTCTGTCTCAAAAATATAATATTTCAAACGAAAATATCATTATAGGTAGCGGTAGTGATCAAATTATAGAATATATTGTGCATGCAAAACTTGATCATTCTAAAGCTTATTTGCAATGTGGGGTTAGTTTTGCTATGTATGAAATTTATGCAAAACAATTTGGAGTTAAAGTTTATAAAACTCCGAGTTTAACACATGATTTAAACGAGTTATATGAGTTATATCAAAAGCATAAAAATGAAATAAAAGTGATTTTTTTGTGTTTGCCAAATAATCCTTTAGGAGAGTGTTTAGATGCAGATGATGTTTTTGAATTTATAAAAAAAATTGATGAAGATTGTTTGGTGGCTATTGATGGAGCGTATAATGAATTTGCTTCGTTTAAAGATAGTAAAAAACATATCAATCCTAAAGAATTAATCCATAAATTTCAAAATGTTGTGTATCTAGGAACTTTTTCTAAGCTTTATGGTTTAGGTGGTATGAGAGTAGGTTATGGTATAGCTTGCAAAGAAATTATCAATGCATTTTATAAATTAAGAGCACCATTTAATGTAACTAATCTAAGTTTAAAAGCAGCTGTTGCAGCTTTAAATGATGGAGGGTTTGTGCAAAAAACTTTAGAAAATAATTTTTCACAAATGAAATTATATGAAGATTTTGCTAAAAAATATGACATAAAATATATTCCAAGCTATACAAATTTTATAACTTATTTTTTTGATGAAAAAAATAGCACAGATTTATCTGAAAAATTGCTTAAAAAAGGTATAATAATAAGAAATTTACAAAGTTATGGTTTAAATGCTGTGCGTATAAGCATGGGAACAGCATATGAAAATTCAAGGTTTTTTGAAGAATTTTCTAAAAATTTTTAG
- a CDS encoding LptF/LptG family permease, with protein MNIFFRYISSLYLKSFFILFFSLTFFFIAIDFLVNFNKLPKSANLELLYIFFLTCSAISYILPLAIVLALVLCIFNMIRSNEFVSLYALGLSKNQVIFYPFIWAMFFCVVYIGLNFTSFAYADEYKSNIIKRGAVDREGSEVLIKYNDKFIYIEKTTNEVLYNVKIFDINNLDIKNMINAKTANFNGVSWELNNAIVVDIPQNLIVSKEGLSIEEFQNIKGLEDFSPKILERISLIESNPSYSILDALESIAIFAKQNISTNTLRSSLYSLVFTPFFAPFLMLIIYYYFPITARFFNLALLAFVFFVCILLVWGLLFLLTKLSSNEILLPELGIILPVFILMSMGSFYYFKHK; from the coding sequence ATGAATATATTTTTTCGCTATATTTCATCTTTATATTTAAAATCTTTTTTTATTTTATTTTTTTCTCTTACATTTTTCTTTATAGCAATTGATTTTTTAGTAAATTTTAACAAATTACCAAAAAGTGCAAATTTAGAATTATTATATATATTTTTTTTAACTTGCTCTGCAATTTCTTATATTTTACCTTTGGCTATCGTTCTTGCCTTGGTTTTATGTATTTTTAATATGATAAGATCAAATGAGTTTGTAAGTTTATATGCTTTGGGTTTAAGTAAAAATCAAGTAATTTTTTATCCTTTTATTTGGGCTATGTTTTTTTGTGTTGTATATATAGGTTTAAATTTTACTTCATTTGCTTACGCAGATGAATATAAAAGTAATATTATCAAAAGAGGAGCCGTGGATAGAGAAGGTAGTGAAGTTCTGATTAAATATAATGATAAATTTATTTATATAGAAAAAACTACAAATGAAGTTTTATATAATGTTAAAATATTTGATATTAATAATTTAGATATTAAAAATATGATAAATGCAAAAACTGCTAATTTTAATGGTGTCTCGTGGGAGTTAAATAATGCAATTGTTGTCGATATCCCACAAAATTTGATTGTATCAAAAGAAGGTTTAAGTATAGAAGAATTTCAAAATATCAAGGGGTTGGAAGATTTTTCTCCAAAAATCTTAGAAAGAATTTCTTTGATAGAGAGTAATCCCTCTTATTCTATTTTAGATGCATTAGAAAGTATAGCAATTTTTGCAAAGCAAAATATTTCCACTAATACACTCAGGAGTAGTTTGTATTCTCTAGTTTTTACGCCTTTTTTTGCACCTTTTTTGATGTTGATTATTTATTATTATTTTCCTATTACAGCAAGATTTTTTAATCTCGCACTTTTAGCATTTGTATTTTTCGTATGCATACTTTTGGTTTGGGGTTTATTATTTTTACTTACAAAGTTAAGTTCAAATGAAATTTTACTTCCAGAGCTTGGTATAATTTTACCAGTATTTATTTTAATGAGTATGGGAAGTTTTTATTATTTTAAACACAAATAA
- the pheA gene encoding prephenate dehydratase produces the protein MKEIEKLRNKIDTIDDKILTLLNERMLHVKDIGVIKQNLGGSIYRPERERAIINRLKNYNHGLLDQNAIEAIYQEIFAVSRNLEMPQSIAYLGPEGSYTHQVARTRFGAMSRYIPLANIEDVFKELSHKEAKYGVVPIENNTAGAVGVTLDCLGKYEDVKIFAEIYMDIHHSFISMSENLKDIKRIYSHPQGYNQCRNFLESHDLSEVEFVASKSTAHAAYLASQDISSAAICSKIAAKLYNVPILFETIEDNLANRTRFLILSDVKIPQMPHCKTSILALAAHKPGGLSDLLYEFKKEGINLTKLESRPIKTREFVHSFYIDFEGHIDDENVQRVLKKAEHIKWLGSYLSGESNEI, from the coding sequence ATGAAAGAGATAGAAAAATTACGCAATAAAATCGATACTATTGATGATAAAATTTTGACTTTGCTTAATGAAAGAATGCTCCATGTTAAAGACATAGGGGTGATAAAACAAAATTTAGGTGGGAGTATTTATAGACCTGAGCGCGAAAGAGCTATTATAAATAGACTTAAAAATTACAACCATGGTTTATTAGATCAAAATGCTATTGAAGCGATTTATCAAGAAATATTTGCCGTATCAAGAAATCTAGAAATGCCTCAAAGTATAGCTTATTTAGGACCTGAAGGAAGTTATACACACCAAGTAGCAAGAACTCGTTTTGGTGCAATGAGTCGTTATATTCCACTTGCAAACATAGAAGATGTTTTTAAAGAATTGTCTCACAAAGAAGCAAAGTATGGAGTGGTGCCTATAGAAAACAATACAGCAGGTGCAGTCGGTGTTACGCTTGATTGTCTTGGAAAATACGAAGATGTAAAGATTTTTGCTGAAATTTATATGGATATACATCATTCTTTTATAAGTATGAGTGAGAACTTAAAAGATATTAAACGCATATATTCTCACCCTCAAGGTTATAATCAATGTAGAAATTTTTTAGAAAGTCATGATTTAAGTGAAGTTGAATTTGTAGCAAGTAAATCGACAGCTCATGCAGCTTACCTTGCTTCACAAGATATTTCTTCAGCTGCAATTTGTTCTAAAATTGCAGCAAAGCTTTATAATGTTCCTATTTTATTTGAAACAATTGAAGATAACTTGGCAAATCGCACTAGATTTTTGATTTTAAGTGATGTTAAAATACCACAAATGCCTCATTGCAAAACTTCTATTTTAGCACTAGCTGCACATAAACCTGGTGGGCTTAGTGATTTGCTATATGAGTTTAAAAAAGAAGGAATTAATCTAACAAAACTTGAATCACGCCCTATAAAAACAAGAGAATTTGTACATAGTTTTTATATAGATTTTGAAGGACATATTGATGATGAAAATGTTCAAAGAGTTTTAAAAAAAGCTGAACATATAAAATGGCTTGGATCATATTTATCAGGAGAAAGTAATGAAATTTAA
- the dxs gene encoding 1-deoxy-D-xylulose-5-phosphate synthase, protein MIDLNNLNIKNMQIKELESLACSLREIIIDTVSKNGGHLSSNLGVVELSIGMHYVFDTQKDPFIFDVSHQSYPHKLLNNKINCFHTLRQFNGLSGYTKPDEGDYFVAGHSSTSISLAVGACKAIKLKNEDRLPVVLIGDGALSAGMAYEALNELGDREYPCVIILNDNEMSISKPIGAISKYLSQAMATQFYQKFKKRIENLLEYFPQGASYMAKRFEESLRLITPGLLFEELGLEYIGPIDGHNLNEIINALNQAKAMNKPCVVHAQTIKGKGFALAEGKNAKWHGVGAFDRNNGESLKQNSNARSATEIFSNTLLKLAQKYDNIVGVTAAMPSGTGLDKLIEKYPERFWDVAIAEQHAVTSMAAMAKEGFKPFIAIYSTFMQRAYDQVIHDCAIMNLNVVIAMDRAGIVGEDGETHQGIFDVSFLSAIPNVTIAAPRDEAMMQKIMEYAYFHQGVFAFRYPRGNFLLSNEFTSCEINLGKAQILSKTQSDRVFLGFGQGVGKAKFVLDELGKDYASLVDLVFIKPIDEELLRQLAQNTKIWFIFSDSVKIGGVGSIIANFLQNENLHHIKLVSFEYDDHFITHGKTSEVEESLKLDINSICQKIKFY, encoded by the coding sequence ATGATAGATTTAAATAATTTAAATATAAAAAATATGCAAATAAAAGAGCTAGAAAGTTTAGCTTGTAGTTTGCGTGAAATTATTATAGATACGGTAAGTAAAAATGGAGGGCATTTATCTTCAAATTTAGGAGTTGTGGAGCTTAGTATTGGAATGCATTATGTTTTTGATACACAAAAAGATCCTTTTATTTTTGATGTTTCACACCAATCTTATCCACATAAGCTTTTAAACAATAAAATTAATTGTTTTCATACTTTAAGACAATTTAATGGTTTAAGTGGCTATACAAAACCTGATGAAGGAGATTATTTTGTAGCAGGACACTCTAGCACTTCTATATCTTTAGCGGTAGGAGCTTGTAAAGCCATAAAATTAAAAAATGAAGATCGCTTACCTGTAGTTTTAATAGGGGATGGTGCACTAAGTGCAGGAATGGCGTATGAAGCTTTAAATGAGCTCGGCGATAGAGAATATCCTTGTGTAATTATTTTAAATGATAATGAAATGAGTATTTCAAAACCAATAGGTGCTATATCAAAATATCTTTCTCAGGCAATGGCAACGCAGTTTTATCAAAAATTTAAAAAACGCATAGAAAATCTTTTGGAGTATTTTCCTCAAGGTGCATCTTATATGGCAAAACGCTTCGAAGAAAGTCTTAGGCTTATTACGCCAGGACTTTTGTTTGAAGAATTAGGGCTTGAATATATAGGTCCTATAGATGGACATAACTTAAATGAGATTATTAATGCATTAAATCAAGCTAAAGCGATGAATAAACCTTGTGTGGTCCATGCGCAAACTATAAAAGGGAAAGGTTTTGCTTTAGCCGAAGGTAAAAATGCAAAATGGCATGGAGTTGGTGCTTTTGATAGAAATAACGGGGAAAGTCTAAAACAGAATTCAAATGCAAGATCTGCTACCGAAATTTTTTCAAATACTCTTTTAAAATTAGCTCAAAAATATGACAATATAGTCGGTGTTACAGCAGCTATGCCAAGCGGAACAGGACTTGATAAACTTATAGAAAAATATCCAGAGCGTTTTTGGGATGTAGCTATTGCAGAACAACATGCAGTTACTTCAATGGCTGCTATGGCAAAAGAAGGTTTTAAACCATTTATTGCTATTTATAGCACATTTATGCAAAGAGCTTATGATCAAGTAATCCATGATTGTGCGATTATGAATTTAAATGTAGTTATTGCTATGGATAGGGCTGGAATTGTGGGTGAAGATGGAGAAACTCATCAAGGAATTTTTGATGTAAGTTTTTTAAGTGCTATACCTAATGTAACCATAGCTGCTCCAAGAGATGAAGCAATGATGCAAAAAATTATGGAATATGCTTATTTTCATCAAGGTGTTTTTGCTTTTCGTTATCCTAGAGGAAATTTTTTATTAAGCAATGAATTTACTTCTTGTGAAATTAATCTAGGAAAAGCTCAAATTTTATCTAAAACGCAAAGCGATAGAGTATTTTTAGGTTTTGGACAAGGAGTGGGTAAAGCAAAGTTTGTTTTAGATGAGCTTGGAAAAGACTATGCGAGTTTAGTGGATCTAGTTTTTATCAAACCTATAGATGAGGAACTCTTAAGGCAATTAGCACAAAATACAAAAATTTGGTTTATTTTTTCAGATAGTGTTAAAATAGGTGGTGTAGGTAGTATAATAGCAAATTTTTTACAAAATGAAAATTTACACCATATAAAGTTAGTCAGTTTCGAATATGATGATCATTTTATAACACATGGTAAAACTAGTGAAGTGGAAGAATCTTTAAAACTTGATATAAATTCAATATGTCAAAAAATTAAATTTTATTAA
- the lysA gene encoding diaminopimelate decarboxylase — MDYLKLAKDYNTPFYIYDFDKIKERFIMLKDAFKARKSQIFYAVKANSNLSILKLLISLDSGFDCVSAGEIYRALKAGAKNYKIIFSGVGKSADELKYALDQNILYINLESQEEMLLLEQIAKENQKVARISIRVNPNVDAKTHPYISTGLHENKFGVDIESAKKMYIYAKNSQFLEPVGVHFHIGSQILDISSIHEASIIVAKLVKELLALKINIKFFDIGGGLGVCYKDEQEPNLYEFAQGILASLQGLDVCVGMEPGRFLVANAGEFVTKVLYEKFNDKKRFVVVDGAMNDLLRPSLYGAYHEIKLLNEDSEKSLCDIVGGICESGDFLAKDRMLGKTKAGDLVIVKSAGAYGFSMSSNYNSRNRVCELACENGKVKMIRKRESYEEQIALELECLKD; from the coding sequence ATGGATTATTTGAAATTAGCAAAAGACTACAATACACCTTTTTATATTTATGATTTTGATAAAATCAAAGAGCGTTTTATAATGCTAAAAGATGCCTTTAAGGCAAGAAAATCACAAATTTTTTATGCAGTTAAAGCAAATTCTAATTTGAGTATTTTAAAGCTTTTAATTTCTTTGGATAGCGGATTTGATTGTGTTAGTGCAGGAGAAATTTATAGAGCTTTAAAAGCAGGTGCTAAAAATTACAAAATTATTTTTAGTGGGGTGGGTAAGAGCGCTGATGAGTTGAAATATGCCTTAGATCAAAATATATTATATATAAATCTAGAAAGCCAAGAAGAAATGCTTCTTTTGGAACAAATTGCTAAAGAAAATCAAAAAGTTGCTCGTATCAGCATTAGAGTAAATCCTAATGTTGATGCTAAAACACATCCTTATATTTCTACGGGTTTGCATGAAAACAAATTTGGCGTAGATATAGAAAGTGCTAAGAAAATGTATATTTATGCTAAAAATTCACAATTTTTAGAACCAGTTGGTGTGCATTTTCATATAGGTTCTCAAATTCTTGATATTAGTAGTATTCATGAAGCTTCGATAATTGTAGCAAAATTAGTAAAAGAACTTTTAGCTTTAAAGATTAATATTAAATTTTTTGATATAGGTGGTGGTTTAGGAGTTTGCTATAAAGATGAACAAGAGCCAAATTTATATGAATTTGCTCAAGGCATTTTAGCAAGCTTGCAAGGTCTTGATGTGTGTGTAGGTATGGAACCTGGGAGATTTTTAGTAGCAAATGCAGGTGAATTTGTAACTAAAGTTTTATATGAAAAATTTAATGATAAAAAGCGTTTTGTGGTTGTTGATGGAGCAATGAATGACTTGTTGCGACCAAGTTTATATGGTGCTTATCATGAAATTAAACTTTTAAATGAAGATAGCGAAAAAAGTCTTTGTGATATTGTAGGTGGAATTTGTGAAAGTGGAGATTTTTTAGCTAAAGATAGAATGCTAGGTAAAACTAAAGCGGGGGATTTGGTTATAGTTAAAAGTGCTGGTGCATATGGTTTTAGTATGAGTAGTAATTATAACTCACGCAATAGAGTTTGTGAATTAGCTTGTGAAAATGGTAAAGTAAAAATGATTAGAAAAAGAGAAAGTTATGAGGAGCAAATCGCTTTAGAACTTGAGTGTTTAAAGGATTAA